The Saccharomyces eubayanus strain FM1318 chromosome IV, whole genome shotgun sequence genome contains the following window.
CCAGGCAAGACACTTACTCGTTCCTGCATATTCCAACATGACGGCTTTAATTAAGCATATAGCTCCGTGCCTATCTTACTATCATTTTGAGAAAGAGAGAATTAGAATACTGTGAAGTAAAGATAAAATTCATAATACATAGagataaatatatagatacAACAGTTCAATATGTAATGTAACAAAAATACGGTTTATAAAAAGtagaaggaaaagaaaaacaaagtaaaaaaatgtcagTGTACTCGATAATAAGGAAGAACAGTGCAGACAAACAAACCAAATGACAACGAAGGGAAAAGggaaataaagaaaaataacaCATACAATCACTGCTATGAGATaccatttttatttttttttattttttgtttgctttttgcTAATGAATCTTGAGTGGGTAGGAAGGGAAGAAGGGGAGGGGGAGGGGAATGATATACACTGCCTAGAGTGGTTTTCTAGATCTAAGCTTCCGTCTTCATCGAGATATTTGAGCTAAAATAATCCACTAGCTCTTTACTGATTTCATtaattgatttttgtttataaCCTTTaacctttttcttcattctctCATAGCACAGCTTCAATTCCAAACCATTTAGTTTCATGCCAGGTTTCAAAGCTGCTAATTCGTCCCAGTCCACCTGAGAATCCTCTGTTATACCCAAGTCTCTTAACTTCTCAAAAATCCATAACATATCGTCATCCTTGACAGTTTGAATTTTGGCGATGGCTTCTCTTTTAACCAGTTTATTCCATTTATAACGGCATTGGATACGCGACCTTGTACCGCCCATGCGCTCACTGACAATGGTCCAATTGATGATATCTTTAAAATCTAGTTTGCCGTTACCCATTAGAGATTTTCTTAGTTTGTTGTTATGACGTCTGATTGTATTCGTTAAACTCTTAGAATGTGAGTTTGTTCCGGATGGAGCACATATTATCGAGTTTTGAGTGTTCTCATCCAGTTGAATGCCTAGTGAATCATGTGGCTTATCTTCGTCTTTACcgttttcttccaaagacGAGGAAGCGGCGGCAGCAGCGGCAGCGGCAGCAATAgcgtcatcgtcatcttgttgtttttgttgaagtagctgttgttgttcttgaatagcggcggcggcggcggcggcAGCAGCCGCAGAAGAggtatcatcatcatcgtcatcttcgtcacGATGATCATTCTGGTCGTCCTGTAGCAgctgttcttcttcctctaaCAGATTGGGATGTAAGTgtgattgttgttgttgggCTTCTTCCAGCATGTCACTGATAACTTTTTTCAgtagttcttcttcttcaacggACCACCTGTTCGATGCTCTGTTGGTACCGCACTTAACATAATTTCTCCAGCGATCCCTACAATCTTCTGGCATTCTACCCAAAGTTTTACCTATTTCAGCCCATTGTCCCTCCTTCTCAGCACATAATTTAGCcaattcttgttcctcTTCCGAAGTCCATTTACCACgttgttcaaaaatgtggtattttcttctcatgTGTTTATAGATGGAGGAGCTTGATCTATAAGGTAAAACTTTATAGATATTGTTCCAAAAATTGTCCTTTGGCCTGTCAGAGCTCCATATTCTTTCGCAAACTTGTTGTCTAGTTAAACGTTCGATGGCTTCGTATTCGTTTATAAACCTTTCTAAGGCAGCGTCTTCGGCTTTATCGAAAGCTTTACTATTGTTTGATCTTGAAGTTGATGGTGTAgcagaagatgaagataaagaaaccaaagaCGAAGCCTTTGTGGCTGCGGATTGAAGCAGTTGAGATATTTCTGAATTGTCTACGTTGCCAGATTCACTGTCATGAGAAGGTAATTTTTGTTGGTGCTGTTGAGTATCCTGGGAGATAACTTTTGGTAGGACTTCCATGTAATTTCTAGATTTATTGATAGAGTTATCCAACATGGAATCCTTTTGTAGCTCCGAGTATTGCTTTGTATTGTTTGACAAATCGTCTGCATCATCGTTGTCGTTTTTGTTACGGTGATTCATATTGTGAGTACGCATCAGATGATCTTTTATATGCTTTAATTTTTCGTTATCGTCAGTATCAGCAGCAGTGTTTAAGTACTGCTGGAAATCAGGATGTTGCGTAATCGAGTCGGCATCGATAATGGCCTTATGAACCAGTTGATCACGGTCAATGACATCGTTGTTAGCGTCATTGTCATCCGCATCGCCCAAAGTGGTCAATTCCGGATCAACATTGCCAATTTGCttatcgtcatcatcgtcatcgtttttttgctttttcttagAGTTTTCATGGCTATTTACATTGTCATGTTGCCTTTTGTTGgaattgttgttgttgttgttgttttttgatAGTGTATAAGCGGCTGCGACGGCTGCCATGGCCATCGATTGATGATGATCGTCCACGTTAACCGTCGTGCCCTTCTTATTCTTGTCACCgtcgtcgtcttcgtcgtcatccACGACCATGTCAGCCTGAGAAAAGTGACTATTACTGTCGTTGCCGTTATTaatgttgttattattattattattattattgttactattgttattattgtcctcgtcctcgtcttcatcttgctGGTGGTGAGCAGTTTGTCTCAAATACCAGTCCATGACAGCATTGTGCTGCTCATTAGAGCTGACGTTGTCCGCATTCGACGATGATTCATTCGCGTTTAATGCGTTGATATTTTCTGAATC
Protein-coding sequences here:
- the REB1 gene encoding DNA-binding protein REB1, which encodes MPADHNDKNNNQESVEEAVLKYVGVGLDHQNHDSQLHPKHLDDKHSQKQNSVDGSSDVEASNNNDGNRNDDNNDDSENINALNANESSSNADNVSSNEQHNAVMDWYLRQTAHHQQDEDEDEDNNNNSNNNNNNNNNNINNGNDSNSHFSQADMVVDDDEDDDGDKNKKGTTVNVDDHHQSMAMAAVAAAYTLSKNNNNNNNSNKRQHDNVNSHENSKKKQKNDDDDDDKQIGNVDPELTTLGDADDNDANNDVIDRDQLVHKAIIDADSITQHPDFQQYLNTAADTDDNEKLKHIKDHLMRTHNMNHRNKNDNDDADDLSNNTKQYSELQKDSMLDNSINKSRNYMEVLPKVISQDTQQHQQKLPSHDSESGNVDNSEISQLLQSAATKASSLVSLSSSSATPSTSRSNNSKAFDKAEDAALERFINEYEAIERLTRQQVCERIWSSDRPKDNFWNNIYKVLPYRSSSSIYKHMRRKYHIFEQRGKWTSEEEQELAKLCAEKEGQWAEIGKTLGRMPEDCRDRWRNYVKCGTNRASNRWSVEEEELLKKVISDMLEEAQQQQSHLHPNLLEEEEQLLQDDQNDHRDEDDDDDDTSSAAAAAAAAAAIQEQQQLLQQKQQDDDDAIAAAAAAAAASSSLEENGKDEDKPHDSLGIQLDENTQNSIICAPSGTNSHSKSLTNTIRRHNNKLRKSLMGNGKLDFKDIINWTIVSERMGGTRSRIQCRYKWNKLVKREAIAKIQTVKDDDMLWIFEKLRDLGITEDSQVDWDELAALKPGMKLNGLELKLCYERMKKKVKGYKQKSINEISKELVDYFSSNISMKTEA